The following DNA comes from Miscanthus floridulus cultivar M001 chromosome 5, ASM1932011v1, whole genome shotgun sequence.
CTCTTCATGCGTTTTTGTGTGCAGATTTTTAATTTCAATGCATTTCGTGAGCTACAGCCAAGGTCCACATCTGATGAAAAATTAAACAAAAGGCTCACTATCCTTGGTGTACATAAAGGTAGCCTTCAGTAACATCCATTTTTTCTGCTTTCTATAATTCAATGCTGCTCATTTGTTACTACTGTATTTCCATGCTTCCTATGATTCAGATGTTCGCGCAACTGCGCGGCTTTCATGCTAGTTTCCACAGTCCAACTTTTTTCATGTACCAAAGCCCTTACCTCTTTTTCTGTCAATCAATTTTCTGCTATTCACCTATTCCCTCTGTCGGGACTCGAAGAGGACTGTATCACGTTTCGCCTGATCCGAAGCCACGTTtgtttctcttataattcgtcttttCTCTTTCAATAAATCAGCTGGAACaatgtttcgacttgtttttttcaGCGAACCGAATGGGGATCGACAGGACGGTTGCGCCACTGTTGACGCGAGCTGTCCAGCAGGGGAGGGGCGGTCCTATCGCATCGCGCTCTGGTGCTGTTGCGTTGCGTGTACAGTATGCAGGTGGTCGACGCCTGCACGATCTACTGGAGCAACACGTAGAGCTAGGCGCCAGCTCACGTGTCCGCGATGCGCGGAAGTTCCGTCGGATGAAACCAAACCAAGGGTCAGACCTCGGAGCGAACGACACGAACGAGGTATGGGGAAGCCAGAGCCGGTGAACCCAAACAAATTGGCTTTATCGGGATCCTAGCTCACTTGTGAAGGAGATAAACGAAGTTTATAGATAAGTCGGAGCCAGAGCCGTTTGGAACTCCACTAGGGGAGAGAGGTGTCATGGTTAGCATGTTGACAATAGACGGACTGATGGTTCCGAGTAAAACTCCATGATGCATCCAAGTAAAAAATTAACAGTTCCAAGCTACATCCCAATCCATCCATGTGCAGAGGAATTACATTTATTCACGGTGCTCATCACAGCTGAAGTGAAAGAAGGACCACATCACCTACATACCCTTGCACGCACGCATGCATGCCGACGCAGAGAGGAGGATCGCATCGgagctatatattcatcttttatGCCTAATCTCTACTTGAAGTAGTAGGGAAGGTCGAGCACGTAGAGGAGGTAGTAGGCCCAGAGCACGCCGGAGATGCCACCGAAGAAGAACCCTCCGGTGAACTTGGACCATCCGTCGGCGGTCTGCAGCTTGTCGCCCTCCTTCTTCCGTCCCGTGAGCGTGAGCGTGGGCGCCGTGGAGGGGTCCCCCTCGTTGAAGGACGCGACGCCGTACATGGTGAGGCAGACGCTGAGGATGGCGACGAGGCCCGCGGCGCCGAGCGCGCCCGCCTGGCCGTGCACGGGCGTGTTGCGGAGCGGGCCCGTGAGCGCGAACGGCCCCACGAGGAGGTAGCCGTGCGCCAGGCCCACCTCGATGCCCCGCAGCAGCGGGCTCACGGCGGTGCGGTACGCCGGCAGGTTGGAGAGGTACCACGCCACGAGCGGGCTCGAGGTGACCGGCGTCTCCAGGCTCCCGATGAACGGGTCGCCGTTGATGGGCTGCACCACCTGGTACGTTGCCTGCATGCACGAAATCGAGTAGTAAGCAGCTAGGATTCTGAAATGGATGACACAATTCGCGTGTTCCATCTGCTTGTCTACTTAGTACTTAGTGCTGATCGACTGACCTTCTCGGGCTGGATGGCACTGACGGTGAACCGGGGCCGCCTGGTGAGCGCAGCGCCTGACAGACCCCTCGGCCTCGAGTGCACCAGGCTGCTCTTCATCACCTGGCTCGCCATGGGAGCGTAAGCTGTAGCCATCTCGACCTGCTAGTGGTGTCTCACACTCGCACACGCACGGATCGGATCGGCTCTGCCCTGCAAAATGGTAGCGGAGGGTCGTCTCCTTGTGATCTTTAGGACAAAATCCGTGGCGCGCGTGTGGATGGACGGGGCCCTGCAGGCGTGATATGGCTCTGGCTTGTGTGGCTCTCGTTGGGCAGCGAGAGTGAGCTAACCCTATCCCTTATCCGATCCGAACGAATGCGTGGAGTACACCTCCCTCTACTCCATTGGCGTCCCGCCACGTGGAAACAGAATCGGCAGTGGCAGTGGGAGTGGATCGTTGTATTTTTCGCGTTCCCCTGCATACTGAAGGGAGTAGAGCTAGAGCACCGATCAAAAAGAgactgtatataaatataaatataaacccaGCCAAGAGCCAAAGTGACTAACGCAGCTGGTGTTGGTTGAAGTGCAGTCGTGAGAGGATGACGCCGGTCACACACAGCGGCACTCAGAAACAcactatagcagcagcagcaacaacaacatatATGTGAACCGCCTAGACCCAACTTAAGAAAATTATTAACACGGTGGTCTctgatactccctccatccctttTTAACAGTTGTTCTTACTTTTTTCTAAAGTCAAATGTACTCAacgttaactaaatatatataaaaatattaatatttgtggTACATAATTTATATCACTAGATAGACCgtttgaatctatttttataataaagtcATTTGGAGATACatatattgctaatattttctacaaatctaattaaacttaaaaagtttgaccaacataaatACCATAGCAACAATTTaaaagggacagagggagtatgtatcCTGAACATCGCTCAGGACCAACACACACATATCGTCGACGCATCATGGCAACAATTAGAAACATACATAAGAGGGAGTGGGTTTGAAACTTTTAATTAAAAGTCTTGATTATATTAAAACTCTTCAAATTAAAATTTATTCCGTATAAGCTTATGGATCGTGTATTCGATATCTACATATAGAAAGTTAGGGTGGCATCAAAGTATTATTAGTTGAGCTTAACCATCCTACCATGTTCTATCCTAGGAACTTCACTACGCTGCACAATAATATTAGACATTTAGACATAACAATAGAGTGAGGGCCATTGTCCTTGCGACATCATCACCATAAGCTTAGACCGGACTCCAACAAATGCATCCACTTTGCTAGTTCCGCTGGGATAGCATGACTAACAGCATCCTCTAGGTGTCTACAAAACAACTTAACAGCGGCAACTTAAGTACAAtggtactcgcaagacttatccaaacACTAAATTTTGGTGGATGCATAAGGCTTAAATCAATTTTAGAGTTAGTCATGTAACGAACAGATACATCTGGTCAAGTGACAATAAATAAATGACATAGCACCTACGGCTCCTAATTTAGGCACCAAGCATTTTGCATAAATTGAAGTCAGTGGAAATAGGGTCGTTACAATATACGTACGTGGGCAGTTACACAAAGCTTCAAACGCAAACACCTTAGAAATCCCTTAAAAACTTTCAAAAAGAATGGTCTGAACTGAATCATATCACCATACTGTTTGGAACCAAATATATCTGTTCCAGAGAGCTGCACTGCTAAGAAGCAAATGTTTACATCGTCAGAGAATTGCATCTGGTTTCAGTTTGTCGAAATTAAAACTACATTCAGGGACGATCTCGCCCAACGATATTTGTTGAACGCTATGCCTTTCCTCACGTCCGTTCACCATGTATCAACACGTACGGAGTACAACATTCACTCAATATTACAAAGGTCTCGATCATTCTCGAATTCATGTTGTCTTTATATTCAGGCCAAGATACCAGAGGAAGAACAGAGGTGTTTCTTTTGCCTACATTCAAAGAGAAACGACGAACGACTCTACAGCaacagaagaagaagagaggctcgcAGGTCTGAATTAACAACGCCTACTGCAAACTGGAAACAACACCTCGATCTGATGAGCACCATGGATGCCTACCGGCCTACGACCACGACGTGCCTCTGCTTCTCAGCCACTCTACGGCTCACGCCGACAGCCGGCCCTTACCCACCCGAAGCCACAGAGCCAAGCGCGCCCGACGCCACAGCACCGGCATTCGCCGCCTGTCAATCGTCTTCAGGTGCACCGCCAACACCCGCTGCGCGCTCCACAGCCTCCGGACGCAGGCCCTCGCTAGCCCTTCGCACGCACGCCGGGCACCACGTGCCGTCATCAACGTCGTCAGCCACGCACGGCACGCCGCCACCTCCACTCCCCGGGCGGCTCGCCACGCCACGCAACGCAACGCCCGCCCCATCCGCTCCCTTGATCGGCGGGCCCTCGCCGATCACGCCGCGAATCGCGAAATGGCGGGAGCAACGATAAAGGCCGTCGTGGCCGGGTACCGAGTGGCGGCGGAGTGGGGTGACGGGGAGCGACAAAATCGTAATCCGCCGCTCCCCTCGCCGGCACACCGGCATGGGCCTGTTGGTTCCAAAGGCCTCCTGGGCTAAGGCCTCAGGCCCATGTTGCCTTAGATGGACCGCTTATATATATCTTAAAACAAAAGACAAGGGGAAAATACAAAATTGTTAAATCGGACATTTGGCTCAACTACACCTTTGATGATCCATCGGAGGCAATGAGTTCATGGGAATTTTGAAGCTCGTTCACTACTAAACCTTCAAAGTCTTCAATAATCTTTGGAAATACTATTTGCCCGATTTTTCATTTTATCTAATGTCACATGGTACTTGACGATGACGCATACCCCAAATATCCTCACCAAGATATCTAGTGTCAAACTCGACCTAAGTGTTTTGAGTTTTGACTTAGGGGTTGTTTGGATATACATGACTTGTTACTAGTCAGAgtgaaaaaaaaaagtttaaaTTAGCTATGGTTGACTAGTTAGTTGAAACAGTTGAAAATTTAGCAAAAAAATTCGCCCACCTATTAACTTTCCTGTTTGAAATTTGGATACACTAGGACTAATTTAAGTTAAGATTAACTGGCTAACAATTAGTCTACGATATCAAACATGCATGCCCTTAATCTTCCTGCCAGCAAATCTAAAGGCTCCTTCAGCGAAGACATCACTCAGACTCGGGCTCCATGGCCCCGATCCGAGTCTCCTCAAGAGACGccataaagaaaaaaaaaaaagagtagtacTGTCTTATAGGACATCACACCATGATCACGTGGTCCGTTAACAAGCAGTTTTACTATGCTCTTGCCGTCAGTTACCTACTCTCTCCATCAAGAATACAATTCTAACACAGTTTCATGTTTtagtatcttgagtttgatcaattatatatataaaaatatcaaataaatatcactcgattgattacgaaatgtatttttataataaattgatttgaagACATAAATACAAATACTATTCACCAGAAATTTGGTTAAACGTAAACTATTTTAACTGACACACAACACGTAGTTGTATTTTTTCTGGACGGATGGAGTATCTACTATCTCCTCACAAATAATAAGAATATAATTCTACATCTGATTAAAGTCAAATTATCTTAATAAAATTAACTAAGTATATACAAAATACTGTGAACATGTATGACTCTAAATTATTTAGTATAATAAATATGAATATTTTTCACTAGAATTAGAATTACATAATGCGGAGTATCTATCTATCGGTTTATTTGTGGCACTGTCGAGAGAGGACGCTCGCCCTCCATGCCTCTACTCCACTGACGCATCATCATGGCCCTGATGACTCCGCCTTTCACctgaattttttattttagtcctttttttgaaaaaaaaatcacaaatatacctttggaggtaagatttcaaattctggacccttagctcgacgcCAGCGTTACTGGcatcgagcttacacgtctcggcgccatcgttgctggtgCCGAACTCTTGGACTCGACGCAGACGTGACGGTGACATGGCAGGCAGCTCGGCTCCAGAGATCTTGGCGTTGAGCTCGATGCCACAGATCTTGACGTCAAGCTTGGCGCCAAGTTTGGTGCCGTAGATCCTGACGCCGAGCTCGGCATCGTAGTTCTtcacgccgagcttggcgccatgaTCTATAGCGCCGAGATTGTGTTTTAACCCCGGCCCCAACCTTTCttcccgagccttcttcctcttctttctcgtccctctcgggtttttttctctccccacttcgccctacctcacgaatcggcatattggactttagaaactttgatttgatccatagatcttcgagagcaaggtatccttgcTCCCCTTCtagttttttttcgcatcgattcggtatatattaatCGGATTTTTCAACATAAGAATCATCATTATTTAGGGTTtgatgcaatttttaatatttgtattatacctaGGTAACCGCAACGCATGTTGTTATGTTATAGgttcattgttgtacatcaaatgggaaaccctaggtttagggtttaatgttaattgctttcggttcttagaacaaaattggttgtattgtagttatggttctcattgacattaatttgtgatgttttgatttttgtttgttaaattacatccattttgttagatgcaagaaatgtatcggggggagttttggcgaaaacggggtcgtcctcgagaattataccccaacACGTCTAGCAAATATGCCCCAGTCCCTCCTAACCTCCCTGTCcataactgtgactgtggtttcccggcccacgtGTTTCAATCAAGACATTCAGACACAACGGcgcattgcttctacacatgcagtcgttttaatgtaagtaattatttttactatcttttttctttatttgtgtaagtatgctactaatattttgttggaatcttgttgtgtaggaccatgagaggtgctttttattttagtggatcgacggtgcagacaagtttgatcttAGGTACCTTCTTTTCGACGATTAGTTTAGAGGGAAATATCCacatgagcacttcaagcggtgggttccacccccctaactcTCCgctaatgacggctaaggagaagcacctagccatagttagacgactcgaggaacctcctctgtgcgaatgcAGAGATCAAGCTGTGATAAACTCTGAGAATACGTTGAAGTTTATGTGTCCGAACAATCACGGAGTATGTGAAAAGTGTATCTATTTAATTGTTTATCTCTATAGGTgtgcatgtactaatgtctcctcTTTTAGGTGTATGGATTTGTGAAGTGCcatttcaaggagtggctctacggtcctaagaatcaatggccggagccaccaaaggcaaaggaaaagaagaaagaaaggttaatttataaagcacctccagtcaagtgcgaatatgGTGTTAAATCTAACTACGGACTAGTCCCTTtgaagcttggaataggccattattgtggccatatggttgactatgatgaggttgattattttgtggtaaacatgaaatcgtattttgtttcttttgctaagacatatatgatataattttttgtttgaatggagcactaggaaatgcaggtgggaatttTATTagggtcaagctaagttcttagaTGAAATGAatgggaggcaagtaattgcacggaagagggaaTATAGATCTGACTACATCAACTTatttgttaaacatcacaaaaacaagatgtgtgagtttgctagacagcgtgatattcgtaacccgatcgatgttgggcttgacaaatggggattggagagacggaggatgttagaggaggagagggtaagggaggagacaagagtgcagatgcaggtcttgaatgagcatattgttgcattatgtgccagtgagtgcttgaaagcctttttgcgttgcctaattttaaatttaatataATCAGGTTGCTAACTTATTGcattttatatatgaagggattggatgcagcgaggaccataacgcagaggtggctcatgcaaggtatgaggaaaagaagctagatgagcacataacatgagctagtcgtaccgttcaatcaccgattgtggggggtatgactccggatacccacggcagaccacatgggctgtggccccgagggcggcccagcccacaagatgaagccttgtgaggcacgactctgctcggcacctcccacaagacactaggaagatatcctaaaggtactatgagatctgttaggatatgtacgatcccatgattcttgtaatctgttattactttccggttatctctcagatctaaccgacttgtaaccctgtccccaggactatataaggtgggcagggactccCTCCAAACTCatacaatatcatacgatagctaatacaatccaacagaccacaaaagtagggtattacgtcatactaacggcctgaacctgtctaacttgtgtgtctctgttgccttcttgttcttgatcacacgtttctctatcgatcaatctacctttgtgggataccactcggaggactaccgataatattctatcgacagttggcacgccaggtaggggtttgcatattgtttccttatcgaacaagatggcttttttcaCATGCTCTTTGTCCCTCTCGTAGCccagctagatcttcacggtcggatccatctcgtgggtcatcaacgctgatggagtcggagagctcctcgagccggtgcagatcaattctGCGCTGATCACCCCCGCACGTGCGACTGTAGACCCAATCTCGGAGCTacctccgaggtcaccttcatcaacaactcgtcgCTCGCTTCCTCACTGCCAGAGGAAGCACATCAACagcgacgatctgatcgcatctatcgatTAGGCTGATCTAAAGCTCActaattgcctctccatcgccgaatcggctctggacactctagttcaacgccaaccaccctccgatctagatctatcagaggctgcttgGGAAACTCTAGGGGCAACGACCTTACCATTCGGGTTCACCAATGCCGCCGtcgcttaccaagatgccctaaggggtagaTTCGCTGACCCGGCTGGAGATGCCCATCCCTCCGCCAACCAGATCGCCGACCGGCCTCCACCCGTTGTCAACATGCTCCATGTCGACCGACGCTCTAgagcgtccctccagaccatctcGGAGGAGAATTCGGActctgagtcccagggctctacggagaccatcGCTGAAACGACCACCGAGCTACTTCTTCCCCCTCTGTTCTgcggtggcgcaatcttcaacatcAGCGTTGACAGCCCCCCTTAGAACAgcaaaaccgaggaggaacgcgccgcccATAAGAACCAGAACATCAACCGTGCGCAGCGCCGCGCAAATGAGATTGTCCTTGCGTGGGCCGAGCaacagcttgactcgcaaggaagaccACTCCAACGCAGCCTTGATGACGAGTTTGTCCATGTTGACAGCCACGACATCTAtaggaccccaagcgccaaccggGCCGTGGCTGCCAACAAACTTGCCCGGCTCCCACAGACACCAGAGATTGCCAAGGTCGCCGCAATGCTTAAAGCAGCGcattgccaggtcaatgagatccgttaggatcagagaccttcttactccacaacctcgattcgTCGATCAGTCGCTGCAAGATTCGATCACCGACCAAGTCGCTTCACTGACCAGCACCGTGACGACAGGCAACCCCTCCTGGGCGGAGCAAGGGGCAACCACAATGAACATCACCGCCAATACGACCAGGAGGTTGACCAGGacatccgagtgcacctcaacaatctccgagatgcaCGACGGTGTATCAATGAACGTTGTTTCAGTCGTCATGAAGACTAAGTACATCGCCGCcaagagtatgagcaagagtacggaaacccagactcagctctcgagccactCGCCGACAACAATGCTGCAAACGACAGCGCCGACAACCCCTAGTGGCCCCCAGCATTCATaagggcgctccgaacacttcagtggccccatggtttcaagatcactggggtcgagaCTTATGAAGGAAGGACGAACCCAAGACTTgttatccttaggtccagaagCTGCTATACGCTGTCCTAAACACGTCGCTCAAGCTCCGCCACTTCTTCGAGTATTACAAAATCGTCGTGGTCACCGAATTCCCTCTAGGGACATTCTCCacaataaagaggccaacggctgtatcatcaagtgggctgtcgatctcgatacttactccattgaattcagaagcaggcctacaatcaagtctcatgTGCTTGCTGATTTTTATCGTTGAGTGGACTGAGATTCAAGAGCCTATTGCCGCTACTTgtcctgagcactgggtgatgtactttgacgacgctctcaacatcaatggtgctggcgcTCCGCGCGGCGAGGCCGGCGCGGCGGGAGCGGGTGGCACGGTGGGCGCGGGCGGCATGGCATGGcacggcgggcgcgggcggcacGGCGCCGGCGCGAGCGAGGCCGGGCGCGGGCGACCGTGGACGGCACGGCGCGGGCACGGCCGAGGAAGCTAGGAAGGGCGGCGGGGCGTGAGAAGGGAGGCCGGGCGTGGCCGGCCGGGGCAGGAGAGGGCGAGGGCGCGCGGGCGCCGGCAGCGGCGGTGCGCTGGTTCGGGTGCggtgcgctg
Coding sequences within:
- the LOC136449519 gene encoding photosystem I reaction center subunit XI, chloroplastic, translating into MATAYAPMASQVMKSSLVHSRPRGLSGAALTRRPRFTVSAIQPEKATYQVVQPINGDPFIGSLETPVTSSPLVAWYLSNLPAYRTAVSPLLRGIEVGLAHGYLLVGPFALTGPLRNTPVHGQAGALGAAGLVAILSVCLTMYGVASFNEGDPSTAPTLTLTGRKKEGDKLQTADGWSKFTGGFFFGGISGVLWAYYLLYVLDLPYYFK